One Thermofilum sp. genomic window carries:
- a CDS encoding 4Fe-4S binding protein, whose translation MSLTRREFAAFIAKFAVLTGIAAAIPAAASTPLNYRRPPGAVEEPVFKIVCVRCGRCVSVCPQKIVRQVSPLENLASAGTPVLVENGVCALDFECDKVCPTGALQLLPKEKAKMGTATIERDKCIGCGICIKVCMPIVEAISWEDPKKKDKAVVDPAKCLGCGACVPECPVEAISLSPEGAYRPQFRWPSR comes from the coding sequence ATGAGCCTAACGCGCAGGGAGTTCGCGGCATTTATCGCGAAGTTCGCCGTGCTCACAGGCATCGCAGCTGCTATACCCGCAGCCGCTTCTACCCCTCTAAACTACAGGAGGCCGCCCGGAGCTGTCGAGGAGCCGGTGTTCAAGATTGTTTGCGTGCGCTGTGGCCGCTGTGTGAGCGTGTGCCCCCAGAAGATCGTCAGGCAGGTGTCTCCGCTAGAAAACCTAGCCTCTGCTGGTACACCGGTTCTTGTGGAGAATGGGGTCTGCGCCCTCGACTTTGAATGCGATAAAGTTTGCCCCACAGGTGCACTGCAGCTGCTGCCGAAAGAAAAAGCGAAAATGGGCACTGCTACCATAGAGAGGGATAAGTGCATAGGCTGCGGTATCTGCATTAAAGTATGTATGCCGATAGTGGAGGCGATCAGCTGGGAAGACCCGAAGAAGAAAGACAAAGCAGTTGTCGACCCTGCGAAGTGCCTAGGCTGCGGCGCGTGCGTGCCCGAGTGCCCTGTAGAAGCGATCAGCCTGTCCCCCGAGGGGGCGTATAGGCCCCAGTTCCGGTGGCCGAGTAGGTGA
- a CDS encoding ATP-binding cassette domain-containing protein, translating to MLSVSQLYASVDGTEIIKGVDLEVGEGEIHLLLGPNGAGKTTLLSAIAGLPRVRVTRGRIALGGVEVTGLPAYERARLGLVLAYQIPPELTGIPLGKLAAMLAERFGTKPHFEELASLLGLGHLLGRDAFRGFSGGERKRAEVFLTALLRPKVALLDEPDSGVDVDSVSLIAEAVRYMAAEFNSSVIVVTHTQMLASLLGSVPAHVLVDGRIACKGDAESLLDKLRKRGFGGVCEQ from the coding sequence ATGCTGAGCGTTTCCCAGCTATACGCCTCCGTGGACGGCACGGAGATCATTAAGGGTGTTGACCTCGAGGTGGGCGAGGGCGAAATCCACCTGCTTCTCGGCCCGAACGGCGCGGGGAAGACGACGCTGCTTTCCGCGATCGCGGGGCTTCCGAGGGTTAGGGTTACGCGCGGGAGGATCGCTTTGGGAGGGGTCGAGGTCACGGGGCTACCAGCCTACGAGAGAGCAAGGCTCGGGCTTGTGCTTGCCTACCAGATCCCGCCGGAGCTCACCGGCATCCCCCTCGGGAAGCTTGCCGCGATGCTTGCCGAGCGCTTCGGCACGAAGCCCCACTTCGAGGAGCTGGCCAGCTTACTCGGGCTGGGCCACCTCCTCGGCAGGGATGCCTTCCGCGGCTTCAGCGGCGGGGAGCGGAAGAGGGCCGAGGTGTTCCTGACAGCGCTCCTGAGGCCGAAGGTCGCTCTGCTGGACGAGCCGGACAGCGGCGTGGATGTGGATAGTGTCTCGCTGATCGCGGAAGCAGTCAGGTACATGGCGGCGGAGTTCAACTCGTCAGTAATTGTCGTCACGCACACGCAGATGCTGGCATCGCTCCTCGGCAGCGTGCCTGCCCACGTCCTGGTTGACGGCAGGATAGCTTGCAAGGGGGATGCGGAAAGCCTCTTAGACAAGCTCAGGAAGAGGGGGTTTGGTGGGGTTTGTGAGCAGTGA
- a CDS encoding 4Fe-4S binding protein encodes MSKPVEKRPLPKVVKRRKLKPLRYAIQTISFIVLVLLVPIGILAVPAGICAIPVGDLWRIDCLYGFLQRFFSSPLNVALWALVAFVAVPFLGSLLLGRVFCGLMCPVGTVLDLLGKVKRVNYLGKLKLNSKYNKYAVLASFTAASAVTGFPVFCTVCPVRGICTAYGSIKPVELTLAAVPVALEFSEKRAWCRYFCPIGGAIGLAGFRKTLGLRINPEKCIKCKACMRVCPTGAITDESLATGDISRTECIVCLRCYDVCMYDALKFGALPLRSAKSGRDIKASAQAV; translated from the coding sequence ATGAGTAAGCCTGTTGAGAAGAGACCGCTTCCGAAGGTTGTTAAGAGGAGAAAGCTCAAGCCGCTGAGGTACGCGATTCAGACTATCAGCTTTATCGTACTAGTGCTTCTCGTCCCGATAGGGATCCTGGCAGTGCCGGCCGGCATCTGCGCTATACCGGTCGGCGACTTGTGGAGGATAGACTGCCTCTACGGGTTCCTCCAGAGGTTCTTCTCCTCCCCGCTTAACGTGGCGCTGTGGGCGCTCGTAGCGTTCGTCGCGGTGCCATTCCTCGGCTCGCTGCTCCTCGGCAGGGTGTTCTGCGGCTTGATGTGTCCCGTCGGCACGGTTCTCGACCTGCTCGGGAAGGTGAAGCGCGTAAATTACCTGGGGAAGCTGAAACTCAACAGCAAGTACAACAAGTACGCTGTTCTCGCCTCCTTCACCGCTGCGTCTGCAGTAACCGGGTTCCCTGTTTTCTGCACGGTTTGCCCGGTTCGAGGGATATGCACAGCTTACGGGTCGATTAAGCCTGTAGAGCTCACGCTGGCTGCCGTGCCGGTAGCGTTGGAGTTCAGCGAAAAGCGCGCCTGGTGCCGCTACTTCTGCCCCATTGGCGGCGCTATAGGCCTTGCGGGCTTCAGGAAGACTCTCGGCTTGAGGATCAATCCTGAGAAGTGCATCAAGTGCAAAGCATGCATGCGCGTCTGCCCTACCGGGGCGATCACCGATGAGAGCTTAGCCACGGGCGATATCTCGAGAACGGAGTGCATCGTCTGCCTTAGGTGCTACGACGTCTGCATGTACGACGCGCTCAAGTTCGGCGCGCTACCGCTACGCTCAGCTAAAAGCGGTAGAGATATTAAGGCGAGCGCTCAAGCAGTCTAG
- a CDS encoding SufD family Fe-S cluster assembly protein: MSSERVRAALTKPAPFGVDVDLSKFRVGRAAIVSGEPDRLLAESARQRVGVELEKASYVQVGETVFARAMAAKLAKLGVVVKPLRRALEEDELPRKLAWSIIDPATDKYTAYAYSYGEELGYYVYVPPGVKVPWPIYTCLSLFTGEEVQFAHNIVYVDEGGEAVVTTGCLVPHGVKGGVHIGISEFFVARGAKLAFAMIHAWGEGVYVRPRTAVRVEEGGEYLSYYAVYSPVASLQTYPTVHLAEGARAKLVSVIAGIGSGEYDIGGRAVLEGPGASAELVSRVLAKGGAKVYSRAEVKATAPRAKGHIECLGVLMDSVSSIEAIPILSSTVQEVELSHEAAIGMIAGEKVEYLMSKGFTEEEARAILLRGFLSAEESALPEAVRPEVSRIIDYIVKHASG, translated from the coding sequence GTGAGCAGTGAGAGGGTGAGGGCCGCGCTCACCAAGCCCGCGCCCTTCGGCGTCGACGTCGACCTCTCGAAGTTCAGAGTCGGGCGGGCGGCTATCGTCTCGGGGGAGCCTGACAGGCTCTTGGCGGAGTCTGCGAGGCAGCGCGTGGGGGTGGAGCTCGAGAAGGCGAGCTACGTGCAGGTTGGCGAGACCGTGTTCGCGAGAGCGATGGCGGCGAAGCTTGCGAAGCTGGGAGTTGTGGTGAAGCCGCTCAGGAGGGCTCTCGAGGAGGATGAGCTCCCGCGGAAGCTCGCGTGGAGCATCATCGACCCTGCGACTGACAAGTACACTGCCTACGCATACAGCTACGGCGAGGAGCTCGGCTACTACGTCTACGTGCCTCCCGGCGTGAAAGTGCCGTGGCCGATCTACACGTGCCTCAGCCTCTTCACCGGCGAGGAAGTGCAGTTCGCTCACAACATCGTTTACGTCGATGAGGGCGGCGAAGCTGTCGTCACCACGGGCTGCCTCGTCCCCCACGGCGTCAAGGGCGGTGTGCACATCGGGATCTCGGAGTTCTTCGTAGCGAGAGGCGCGAAGCTCGCTTTCGCGATGATCCACGCGTGGGGTGAGGGTGTCTACGTGAGGCCCAGGACCGCTGTGAGGGTGGAGGAAGGCGGGGAGTACCTGAGCTACTACGCTGTCTACAGCCCCGTCGCCTCCCTTCAAACCTACCCCACCGTGCACCTGGCGGAGGGCGCCCGGGCGAAGCTCGTCTCAGTGATCGCCGGAATCGGCAGCGGCGAGTACGACATAGGGGGGCGGGCGGTCCTGGAGGGTCCCGGCGCGTCGGCGGAGCTCGTCTCGAGAGTCCTAGCAAAGGGCGGGGCTAAAGTGTACTCTCGAGCCGAGGTGAAAGCTACAGCTCCGCGCGCTAAAGGGCATATCGAGTGCCTCGGCGTGCTGATGGATAGCGTGTCGAGCATCGAGGCTATCCCGATCCTCTCTTCGACAGTGCAGGAGGTGGAGCTGTCCCACGAGGCTGCGATCGGCATGATAGCCGGAGAGAAGGTCGAGTACCTCATGTCCAAGGGCTTCACGGAAGAGGAGGCTAGGGCCATCCTGCTCAGAGGCTTCCTCTCAGCGGAGGAGAGTGCTCTGCCGGAGGCCGTCAGGCCTGAGGTGAGCAGAATCATCGACTACATTGTCAAGCATGCTTCAGGTTAG
- a CDS encoding MFS transporter codes for MAEPTRRARKLLMGYGFASSFAGNLVAPFFGLFLFELTHGSFLQTGLIGQVPGAISVLMGYLWARFSDRSGRRKLFVQISIATSGAASLALSFVESAEQAFAVQVAGALTGSAGGAAFSALVAEVFKERRGEALGRYSAATVLGGFLGSLASGALYTQVGFRNALRVSAALNLVPLILITLLPETNSGKPESSGKLLPRIPPSFWRLFTARLLMSLPGALSGPVFAIYYIRYLGGSPESWAALSAVTTLFGLASIPYGRMADRLPVNRMFALAGLGWLALYTGYYLSPSPYIFAVFFVLPVWPAFWIAYSKALMDVSDQTERAALFAFESILSSIYGAALAALSGYLADLFGPRQLFLLSAASAGLAAAAVQPLVKGFSAAEG; via the coding sequence GTGGCTGAACCTACCCGGCGGGCGCGGAAGCTTCTCATGGGATACGGCTTCGCGTCCAGCTTCGCGGGCAACCTCGTGGCTCCGTTCTTCGGACTCTTCCTCTTCGAGCTCACGCACGGCAGCTTCCTCCAGACAGGCTTGATCGGGCAAGTTCCCGGCGCGATCTCGGTGCTCATGGGCTACCTTTGGGCCCGCTTCTCCGACAGGAGCGGCCGGAGGAAGCTATTCGTGCAGATATCGATTGCAACCAGCGGGGCAGCGAGCCTAGCGCTGAGCTTCGTCGAGAGCGCTGAGCAGGCTTTCGCGGTGCAGGTAGCCGGAGCCCTCACAGGCAGCGCCGGGGGTGCAGCGTTCTCAGCACTCGTAGCCGAGGTCTTCAAGGAGAGGAGGGGGGAGGCTCTCGGCAGGTACAGCGCCGCGACGGTGCTCGGGGGTTTCCTCGGCAGTCTCGCGTCAGGGGCCCTCTACACCCAAGTAGGCTTCAGGAACGCTTTGAGAGTATCCGCAGCTCTCAACCTGGTTCCGCTCATCCTCATCACGCTCCTCCCCGAGACCAACAGCGGGAAGCCTGAAAGCAGCGGAAAGCTGCTCCCGAGGATCCCACCTAGCTTCTGGAGGCTCTTCACCGCACGCCTGCTGATGTCCCTACCGGGCGCGCTCAGCGGGCCCGTCTTCGCGATCTACTACATCCGCTACCTCGGCGGCTCCCCGGAGAGCTGGGCAGCTCTCTCCGCGGTGACAACCCTCTTCGGCTTGGCCTCCATCCCGTACGGCAGGATGGCCGACAGGCTCCCGGTCAACCGCATGTTCGCGCTAGCCGGGCTCGGCTGGCTTGCCCTGTACACAGGCTACTACCTCTCCCCCAGCCCCTACATCTTCGCCGTCTTCTTCGTGCTCCCAGTGTGGCCCGCCTTCTGGATCGCTTACAGCAAAGCGCTGATGGACGTCAGCGACCAGACTGAGCGAGCCGCCTTATTCGCGTTCGAGAGCATCCTCTCCTCGATCTACGGCGCCGCCTTAGCAGCTCTGTCCGGCTACCTGGCAGACCTCTTCGGCCCGCGGCAGCTCTTCCTCTTATCCGCTGCGTCCGCCGGGCTAGCGGCAGCCGCGGTGCAGCCCCTCGTGAAGGGATTCAGCGCTGCGGAGGGCTAA
- a CDS encoding trypsin-like peptidase domain-containing protein yields MCGREVMVEELQRRIIEVYESTIQSVVGVSTIRLVDMLFAQAPVRGWGSGVIVDENLVATNSHVVEGFERVAVSFHDGSASHAEVLAADPQIDIAFLEADTSGHKPAKLGDSGKLKVGQFVIAIGNPFGQVLGGPSLTLGVVSGLGRTLHVEGRIYENLIQTDAAVNPGNSGGPLMNLDGEVVGITTAMIPFAQGIGFAIPINEVKYALEQVKRHGRILRPWIGIYGLDVNPAVAAQLGLPVQRGVLVVRTVPRGPAHAAGVRPGAVILAVNGEPITGVTDLLAALRKAGVGSTVKLRVLYKGSTFNVDVEVEEAP; encoded by the coding sequence GTGTGCGGTAGAGAGGTTATGGTCGAGGAGCTGCAAAGGAGGATTATCGAAGTCTACGAGAGCACGATACAGAGCGTTGTCGGCGTTTCCACCATCCGCCTCGTCGACATGCTCTTCGCTCAGGCGCCTGTCCGCGGCTGGGGCTCCGGCGTCATCGTCGACGAAAACCTCGTAGCCACGAACTCGCACGTAGTCGAGGGCTTCGAGAGGGTTGCCGTATCCTTCCACGACGGCTCCGCGAGCCACGCAGAAGTCCTCGCAGCCGACCCCCAGATCGACATCGCCTTCCTGGAAGCAGACACCAGCGGGCACAAGCCCGCGAAGCTGGGGGATAGCGGCAAGCTCAAGGTGGGTCAGTTCGTCATCGCGATTGGTAACCCCTTCGGGCAGGTACTCGGGGGACCCTCGCTCACTCTCGGAGTGGTGAGCGGGCTCGGCAGGACGCTGCACGTGGAGGGGAGGATCTACGAGAACCTGATCCAGACGGATGCCGCCGTGAACCCGGGCAACTCGGGCGGGCCTCTGATGAACCTTGACGGGGAGGTAGTCGGCATCACGACGGCGATGATCCCCTTCGCTCAGGGAATCGGTTTCGCGATCCCGATCAACGAGGTGAAGTACGCGCTAGAGCAGGTTAAGAGGCACGGCAGGATCCTCCGCCCCTGGATCGGAATCTACGGGCTCGACGTCAACCCGGCGGTCGCAGCTCAGCTCGGCCTCCCCGTGCAGAGAGGGGTGCTCGTCGTGAGAACTGTGCCGAGGGGGCCCGCGCACGCGGCAGGCGTTAGGCCCGGAGCCGTTATCCTCGCTGTGAACGGCGAACCCATCACGGGCGTCACAGACCTCCTCGCCGCGCTGCGGAAAGCGGGCGTCGGCTCCACGGTTAAGCTCCGCGTACTCTACAAAGGTTCAACCTTCAATGTAGACGTCGAAGTGGAGGAGGCCCCCTAG
- a CDS encoding twin-arginine translocase TatA/TatE family subunit, protein MQIGPTEILLVALLALLLFAPRKLPELAKAVREAADIIRGKSKEEESEEKK, encoded by the coding sequence GTGCAGATAGGCCCTACAGAGATACTTCTAGTCGCCCTCCTAGCGCTACTCCTCTTCGCGCCGCGCAAGCTTCCAGAGCTGGCGAAAGCAGTGCGGGAAGCCGCAGATATCATCAGAGGAAAATCCAAGGAGGAGGAAAGCGAGGAGAAAAAGTAG